From the genome of Nocardia mangyaensis:
GTCCGGATTCATGCCCGGCGCAACGCAACTGCTCTATTCCGCGTTGTACTGGGCCACCACCGACCGGAGGAAGAAGACATGCTGACAGTCCTCGAATCAGGCACGCCGATCGAATTCTCGTTCCCCGACCTGATGAAGTATCACGGCCCGCACTTCCCCGGCGGGGTGGCGCACGCGTACTGCGCGCTGCGCCACGCCGTCGCCGTGCTCGGTCCCGTCGAGCGCCGCGAGGTCACCGTCCGCACCGCGTTCCCCGGCCCCGGCGGCCGGGACGCGATCGAAATGGTCCTGCGCGCCGTCACCGGCGATCGTTTCGTCGTCGCTCCCGAACTCACCGCAACCGAGCGCGGCACCACCCTGGCCCGCTACGTCTGGGAATTCCGCTACCGCGACCGCACCGTGCTGCTGCGGTTGCGCGACGCCGGATTCGTCACCGACGAGTTCATCGAGCTCGGCGCCCGCCGCGACCGCGCCCCGGCCGACGAGCAACGGCTGACCGTGCTGAAGCAGGAGATGACCGACCGACTGCTCGCCGGTCCGGTGGGCGAGGTCTACGAAGAGGTGCCGCAGCCGACGCGCTGAGACATCTCTTTCGATGGGCGGATTCTCCTATCGCCGAGGCCTCGGTGCCGTAGGCGTAGGTGGCGTCGACGGAGTCCTTGCCTCGCTGCGGTGCTGGTCCCACCAGGAGGAACTGTCGTCGTGGGCGGGGTTCGGGTCCTTCTGTGGCGACGCCGCGCCGGGTATTCCGAGGACCCGCAGCCGCCAGTCGTCCTCACGGATCGCGGCCACGATGCGGACGGGAACGACCGCCGTGAGCAGTAGGTAGTTGCCCACGCAGATCATCAGGCACAGCGGGGGAACCGAGACCACGGTCGCGATCTCGAGGATGCCCAGCTGGATCGGATCGCGAGAGATGGCGAGCACATTCCCACAGATGCTGGCCAGCACGGCCGCGATGAGCAACAGCTCGTAGAACCGAACCAGGGACGTGACCTTCTCGTCGCGGATACCTACCAAGGTGATGAAGGTGCAGGCGATCAGCGCCACGGTGAGACCGACCACCACCGGCCACAACCAGGTCAGGTGCTCAGGGATTCCGGCCGCCCGCGCGAGGGTGGAGGTGAAGGTGAAGGAGGCGATCGCCGCCGCGACAGCCAACGCCGACCCTAAGCCCACAAGTAGCTTCGGCACCGTGACCGGAACAGGGCGA
Proteins encoded in this window:
- a CDS encoding DUF2637 domain-containing protein, producing the protein MDHTDPFSRPVPVTVPKLLVGLGSALAVAAAIASFTFTSTLARAAGIPEHLTWLWPVVVGLTVALIACTFITLVGIRDEKVTSLVRFYELLLIAAVLASICGNVLAISRDPIQLGILEIATVVSVPPLCLMICVGNYLLLTAVVPVRIVAAIREDDWRLRVLGIPGAASPQKDPNPAHDDSSSWWDQHRSEARTPSTPPTPTAPRPRR